A window of the Gemmatirosa kalamazoonensis genome harbors these coding sequences:
- a CDS encoding ABC transporter permease, translating into MLSDFRIAARRLRRAPGFTTVALLTLALGIGATTAIFSVVNGVLLRPPPYPEPDRLVVAWGVYPDFGRTSTSLPDFLDWRDGFARVGELAAIGDAQYTVTGDRAPERANGAAVTANYFHVLGIAPVLGRDFVADDERGAVPSVVILGNEFWRRHYGADPAVVGKAITLNGISRTIIGVAPAGLEYPASPDLLVPQRTDTTFNRRSEFLDVLGRLKPGVTVEQARATLAAVSARLAQQYPQTNARIRSDLGTLREELVGPAQRALWVFMGAAGLVLLVACANAANLLLARAAGRAREVALVAALGAGRRRVFRQLLVESLVLSVAGGALGVLLASLGVKLLAASHFDAIPRLGAVQVDGRVLGFALAVSVLTGLLFGVVPAMRLSSESLQGTLRAGGRSLAGTAGGRRTRDALVLAEVAMAVVLLVGAALLARSFQRLLSVSPGFDAEHVLTARVSLPRARYPDDVRTRAAWDAVLMRVRAVPGVTSAALTSNVPFAGIGYWSVQVEGRTPDPNRTTNEDAQPYSVTDGYFKTLGIRLVRGRVIDARDRDGAPYVAVINTEMAKRFWPGRDPIGGRVSVDGETWCTVVGVVADTRQEGLGQRPYAQLYFSAAQLARGSMFVAVRGAGDPSSYVAAVRNAVAAVDPELPVYDTRTLAERLDRDVARPRVTAMLVALFAAVALALAAVGIYGVVAYGVAQRAREFGIRMALGARPRSVVRLVVGQGTAPVLAGLALGLGAAWGASRVLGALLYGVSATDPVAFIVVTVFLGAVALVAAYVPARRATRVDPVVVLAQD; encoded by the coding sequence ATGCTCTCGGACTTCCGCATCGCTGCCCGGCGTCTCCGTCGCGCGCCGGGGTTCACGACGGTCGCGCTGCTGACGCTCGCGTTGGGCATCGGCGCCACGACCGCGATCTTCAGCGTCGTGAACGGTGTGCTCCTGCGGCCGCCGCCGTACCCGGAGCCCGATCGCCTCGTGGTGGCGTGGGGCGTGTACCCCGACTTCGGGCGCACGAGCACCTCGCTGCCCGACTTCCTCGACTGGCGCGACGGCTTCGCGCGCGTCGGCGAGCTCGCCGCGATCGGCGATGCGCAGTACACGGTGACCGGCGACCGCGCGCCGGAGCGCGCGAACGGCGCCGCGGTGACGGCGAACTACTTCCACGTCCTCGGCATCGCGCCGGTGCTCGGCCGCGACTTCGTGGCCGACGACGAGCGCGGCGCGGTGCCGAGTGTCGTCATCCTCGGCAACGAGTTCTGGCGCCGACACTACGGGGCCGATCCTGCGGTCGTCGGCAAGGCGATCACGCTGAACGGCATCTCGCGCACGATCATCGGCGTCGCGCCGGCGGGTCTCGAGTACCCGGCGTCGCCCGACCTGCTCGTGCCGCAGCGCACCGACACGACGTTCAACCGGCGCTCCGAGTTCCTCGACGTGCTCGGCCGCCTGAAGCCGGGCGTCACGGTCGAGCAGGCGCGCGCGACGCTCGCCGCGGTGAGCGCGCGGCTCGCGCAGCAGTACCCGCAGACGAACGCGCGCATCCGCTCCGACCTCGGCACGCTGCGGGAGGAGCTCGTGGGGCCCGCGCAGCGCGCGCTGTGGGTGTTCATGGGCGCCGCCGGGCTGGTGCTGCTCGTCGCGTGCGCGAACGCCGCGAACCTGCTGCTGGCGCGGGCCGCGGGCCGCGCGCGCGAGGTGGCGCTCGTCGCCGCGTTAGGCGCCGGGCGGCGGCGCGTGTTCCGGCAGCTCCTCGTCGAGAGCCTCGTGCTGTCGGTGGCCGGCGGGGCGCTCGGCGTGCTGCTCGCGTCGCTCGGCGTGAAGCTGCTCGCCGCGTCGCACTTCGACGCGATCCCCCGGCTCGGCGCGGTGCAGGTCGACGGCCGCGTGCTCGGCTTCGCGCTCGCCGTGAGCGTGCTCACGGGGCTGCTGTTCGGCGTGGTGCCCGCGATGCGGCTGTCGAGCGAGAGCCTGCAGGGCACGCTGCGCGCCGGCGGCCGATCGCTCGCCGGCACGGCGGGCGGACGCCGCACGCGCGATGCGCTCGTGCTGGCCGAGGTCGCGATGGCCGTCGTGCTGCTCGTCGGGGCGGCGCTGCTCGCGCGCAGCTTCCAGCGGCTGCTGTCGGTGTCGCCGGGCTTCGATGCGGAGCACGTGCTGACGGCGCGCGTGTCGCTCCCCCGCGCGCGCTACCCGGACGACGTGCGTACGCGCGCCGCGTGGGACGCGGTGCTGATGCGCGTGCGCGCGGTGCCGGGCGTGACGTCCGCCGCGCTGACGTCGAACGTGCCGTTCGCCGGCATCGGCTACTGGAGCGTGCAGGTGGAAGGGCGCACGCCCGATCCCAACCGCACCACGAACGAGGACGCGCAGCCGTACTCGGTGACCGACGGCTACTTCAAGACGCTCGGCATCCGCCTCGTGCGGGGACGCGTGATCGACGCGCGCGACCGCGACGGCGCGCCGTACGTCGCCGTGATCAACACGGAGATGGCGAAGCGGTTCTGGCCCGGCCGCGACCCGATCGGCGGCCGCGTGAGCGTCGACGGCGAGACGTGGTGCACGGTCGTCGGCGTCGTCGCCGACACGCGGCAGGAGGGGCTCGGCCAGCGCCCGTACGCCCAGCTCTATTTCAGTGCCGCGCAGCTCGCGCGCGGCTCGATGTTCGTCGCCGTGCGCGGCGCCGGCGATCCGAGCTCGTACGTCGCTGCGGTGCGCAACGCGGTCGCCGCGGTCGACCCCGAGCTGCCGGTCTACGACACGCGCACGCTGGCCGAGCGCCTCGACCGCGACGTGGCGCGGCCGCGCGTCACGGCGATGCTCGTCGCGCTCTTCGCCGCGGTGGCGCTCGCCCTCGCCGCGGTCGGCATCTACGGCGTGGTGGCGTACGGCGTCGCGCAGCGCGCGCGCGAGTTCGGCATCCGGATGGCGTTGGGCGCGCGTCCGCGGTCCGTCGTGCGGCTCGTCGTCGGGCAGGGGACCGCGCCGGTGCTCGCCGGCCTCGCGTTAGGCCTCGGCGCCGCGTGGGGCGCGTCGCGCGTGCTCGGCGCGCTGCTCTACGGCGTGAGCGCCACCGACCCCGTGGCGTTCATCGTCGTCACCGTGTTCCTCGGCGCCGTCGCGCTCGTCGCCGCGTACGTGCCCGCGCGGCGCGCGACGCGCGTCGATCCCGTCGTCGTGCTCGCGCAGGACTGA
- a CDS encoding ADOP family duplicated permease yields the protein MSNDLRLALRQLRRTPGFTIVVAIVLALGIGVNVATFGAVDALFFRAPSGVRAPEEVRRLNVTMPPVPGQQVFFNINHSFADVAALRARHETFAKLGAYTTGTAVVSADGAAAESGGEPPKAQMTIADASYFATLGARPFIGRTFTAGEDSTFDAAPVAVLGYAYWRRAFDGDRALVGRTIRVNGRPFTVVGIMPEGFGGVELTPADVFLPTSMASAVGYQAKFIRKPSMKWLNVVARLAPGIDARRAEAVATTVLRGIDASNPGPVLGFDKKRPRSIVAAALNDHFGHGAFTSSAPVPLWMLGATGAVLLVVCANVANMLVARAERRRREIATRVALGAGGRRLVRQLLAEGLVLAVLGGAAGVLVAMLGARLFVLVPNMPRLEHLVDGRAALFALAVTLLTTMGFALAPAVQAARSDAGELLRAGVRGTARATPVRAVLLAVQFAASLALLGAGGLFVRSLRNVQGVDVGFDVWHSLVASVDWDAFKVPSKDARALLDRVAERARALPGVVGVSPVMLAPFDGVSMATLKVPGRTDLDAVSGVPGGMFFTNAVDTAYFRTLGIPVLRGRAFDGRDGPNAPGTVVVSETFAKRVFPGEDVIGKCVKTGMEDNAPCTTVVGMVKDARFMGLTGDIAPIYYSPLATQSDGPAQLVVRLAPGTSAAMRRQTMAAIRGLLTSLDSRVQFASVRQLGEASIQAALGPYRVAAAAFTVFGALALLLAAIGLYGVVAYAVAQRTGEFGVRVALGARARDITTLVLRQGIRLTLVGGAFGAAGAVAVGRLLKSRLYGVEPVDFPTLGAVAALLAASALLACWIPARRAARVNPTEAFRAE from the coding sequence ATGAGCAACGACCTGCGCCTCGCGCTCCGCCAGCTCCGCCGCACGCCCGGCTTCACGATCGTCGTGGCGATCGTGCTCGCGTTAGGCATCGGCGTCAACGTCGCGACGTTCGGGGCGGTCGACGCACTGTTCTTCCGCGCGCCGTCCGGCGTGCGCGCGCCGGAGGAGGTCCGGCGCCTGAACGTGACGATGCCGCCGGTGCCGGGGCAGCAGGTCTTCTTCAACATCAACCACTCGTTCGCCGACGTCGCGGCGCTGCGCGCGCGGCACGAGACGTTCGCGAAGCTCGGCGCGTACACGACCGGCACGGCGGTCGTGAGCGCGGACGGCGCCGCGGCGGAATCGGGCGGCGAGCCGCCGAAAGCGCAGATGACGATCGCCGACGCGTCGTACTTCGCCACGCTCGGCGCGCGGCCGTTCATCGGTCGCACGTTCACCGCGGGCGAGGACTCCACGTTCGACGCCGCGCCGGTCGCGGTGCTCGGCTACGCGTACTGGCGCCGAGCGTTCGACGGCGACCGCGCGCTCGTCGGCCGCACCATCCGCGTGAACGGTCGCCCGTTCACCGTCGTCGGCATCATGCCCGAGGGCTTCGGCGGCGTCGAGCTGACGCCGGCGGACGTGTTCCTCCCTACGAGCATGGCGAGCGCGGTCGGCTACCAGGCGAAATTCATCCGCAAGCCGTCGATGAAGTGGCTCAACGTCGTCGCGCGGCTCGCGCCGGGCATCGACGCGCGCCGCGCCGAGGCCGTCGCGACGACGGTGCTGCGCGGCATCGACGCGTCGAACCCGGGGCCGGTGCTCGGCTTCGACAAGAAGCGGCCGCGCAGCATCGTCGCCGCCGCGCTGAACGATCACTTCGGCCACGGCGCGTTCACGTCGAGCGCGCCGGTGCCGCTCTGGATGCTCGGCGCGACGGGCGCCGTGCTCCTCGTCGTCTGCGCGAACGTCGCGAACATGCTCGTCGCGCGCGCCGAGCGCCGGCGGCGCGAGATCGCCACGCGCGTCGCGCTCGGCGCCGGTGGCAGGCGGCTCGTGCGCCAGCTTCTCGCCGAGGGGCTCGTGCTCGCGGTGCTCGGCGGCGCGGCCGGCGTGCTCGTCGCGATGCTCGGCGCGCGGCTGTTCGTGCTCGTGCCGAACATGCCGCGGCTGGAGCACCTCGTGGACGGCCGCGCGGCGCTGTTCGCGCTCGCCGTGACGCTGCTCACGACGATGGGCTTCGCCCTCGCGCCGGCGGTGCAGGCCGCGCGCAGCGACGCGGGAGAGCTGCTGCGCGCGGGCGTGCGCGGCACGGCGCGCGCCACGCCGGTGCGCGCGGTGCTGCTCGCGGTGCAGTTCGCGGCGTCGCTCGCGCTGCTCGGCGCCGGCGGGCTGTTCGTCCGCTCGCTCCGCAACGTGCAGGGCGTCGACGTCGGGTTCGACGTGTGGCACTCGCTCGTCGCATCCGTGGACTGGGACGCGTTCAAGGTGCCGTCGAAGGACGCGCGCGCGCTGCTCGATCGCGTGGCGGAGCGGGCGCGCGCGCTGCCGGGCGTGGTCGGCGTGTCGCCGGTGATGCTCGCGCCGTTCGACGGCGTGTCGATGGCGACGCTGAAGGTCCCGGGCCGCACGGACCTCGACGCGGTCTCCGGCGTGCCGGGCGGCATGTTCTTCACGAACGCGGTGGACACGGCGTACTTCCGCACGTTAGGCATCCCCGTGCTGCGCGGCCGCGCGTTCGACGGCCGCGACGGGCCCAACGCGCCGGGCACCGTGGTGGTGAGCGAGACGTTCGCGAAGCGCGTCTTCCCCGGCGAGGACGTCATCGGCAAGTGCGTGAAGACCGGGATGGAGGACAACGCGCCGTGCACGACGGTCGTCGGCATGGTGAAGGACGCGCGGTTCATGGGGCTCACGGGCGACATCGCGCCCATCTACTACTCGCCGCTCGCGACGCAGAGCGACGGGCCGGCGCAGCTCGTGGTGCGCCTCGCGCCGGGTACCTCGGCGGCGATGCGGCGACAGACGATGGCGGCGATCCGCGGGCTCCTCACGTCGCTCGACTCGCGCGTGCAGTTCGCGAGCGTGCGGCAGCTCGGCGAGGCGTCGATCCAGGCCGCGCTCGGGCCGTATCGGGTGGCTGCGGCGGCCTTCACGGTGTTCGGCGCGCTCGCGCTGCTGCTCGCGGCGATCGGGCTGTACGGCGTGGTGGCGTACGCCGTCGCGCAGCGCACCGGCGAGTTCGGGGTGCGCGTCGCGCTCGGTGCACGCGCGCGCGACATCACCACACTCGTGCTGCGGCAGGGCATCCGTCTCACGCTCGTCGGCGGCGCCTTCGGTGCCGCGGGCGCGGTCGCCGTCGGACGACTGCTCAAGAGCCGGCTCTACGGCGTGGAGCCGGTCGACTTCCCGACGTTGGGCGCGGTGGCGGCGCTGCTCGCCGCATCCGCGCTGCTCGCCTGCTGGATCCCGGCGCGCCGCGCGGCGCGCGTGAATCCGACGGAAGCGTTTCGCGCCGAGTAG
- a CDS encoding ABC transporter ATP-binding protein, whose amino-acid sequence MPLFGSAPAPTDAALELPPGAPLVSLHDVEKSYDVGGGKQYVLRRISLDVRPGEFVTIMGPSGAGKSTLLAILGLLDHQWTGDFEFAGHAVHRLAPRDRTALGRRHVGFVFQQYHLLDDLTVAENLDVPLDYRGVKKSERQALVADALDRFGMVGKKDLFPRQLSGGQQQLVGIARAVIAKPTLLLADEPTGNLHSAQAREIMELFTRLNRQGTTIIQVTHSEENARYGSRIVNLKDGWVVSDEKN is encoded by the coding sequence ATGCCGCTCTTCGGATCCGCCCCCGCGCCCACCGACGCCGCGCTCGAGCTGCCCCCCGGCGCGCCGCTCGTGTCACTGCACGACGTCGAGAAGTCGTACGACGTCGGCGGGGGCAAGCAGTACGTGCTGCGCCGCATCTCGCTCGACGTGAGACCCGGCGAGTTCGTCACCATCATGGGCCCCTCGGGTGCGGGCAAGTCCACGCTGCTCGCCATCCTCGGCCTCCTCGACCACCAGTGGACGGGCGACTTCGAGTTCGCCGGCCACGCCGTGCACCGCCTCGCGCCGCGCGACCGCACCGCGTTAGGCCGCCGCCACGTCGGCTTCGTCTTCCAGCAGTACCACCTGCTCGACGACCTCACGGTGGCCGAGAACCTCGACGTGCCGCTCGACTACCGCGGCGTGAAGAAGAGCGAGCGGCAGGCGCTCGTCGCGGACGCGCTCGACCGCTTCGGCATGGTCGGCAAGAAGGATCTCTTCCCGCGCCAGCTCTCCGGCGGCCAGCAGCAGCTCGTCGGCATCGCGCGCGCCGTGATCGCGAAGCCCACGCTCCTCCTCGCCGACGAGCCGACGGGCAACCTGCACTCGGCGCAGGCGCGCGAGATCATGGAGCTGTTCACGCGGCTCAACCGCCAGGGCACGACGATCATCCAGGTCACGCACTCCGAGGAGAACGCGCGCTACGGCAGCCGCATCGTGAACCTGAAGGACGGCTGGGTCGTGTCGGACGAGAAGAACTGA
- a CDS encoding ABC transporter permease codes for MLTDLRHAARAAVRSPSSSGVVVLCLTLGLAVTTTMFGIVNALLLRPLPYADPGRLVVVRERRAEAPGGVRGSLSLPDFADYRGAARAFVGFAAYQGRGYNVQTASGAAYVEGTAVSASLFAVLGVRPLLGRGFVAEEERPGQGRVAIVSFDTWQRLFDGDRAVVGRRVLVNGEPYTVVGVMPEGFAFPSTEGLWTPLTLDPTRDVRGDHAVTGVARLRAGVSLEAARTELDVVARRLEAQYPTTNAGWRPTVRTMRDDMMSEMRPALAIFQAATLLVLLIACANAANVVVARGASRERELAMRAALGAHRGRLLSLVLCESTLLALAAGAIGLLLASWGLRGFLAAIPVEQPAWMDFSTDRRVFAYALGAALLAGLVAGLPAALRASRQALGVAGARSAGGVQQTRTRGALVVAQLALSLVLVIGASLLGRSIAALQRVDPGFDTRGLLTLRVVFAGGGYEIGGARDDAVARTVERLASLPGVRAAAAATQVPMRGADVTRVDVDGMALREDDGRREVTWNAVTPGWFRALGVPVLAGRDFTAVESRDTTVVIVSSAMARSLWPGRSALGGRVHLGPRGRGKWATVVGVVGDVQQWGLNEPPTVELYLPFGAEPPGIATFVVRSTAPTVTLAPAMRAALRGAAPGIAPVDVTPMETVIRDTHWQPKVFSALFGAFGIAALVLAAAGVYGLTAYAVSQRSREIGVRVALGARGGQVVRLVARRGLALTGIGLAVGIALALAVSQVMRRVLFGVTPTDPVAFVAAPLLLALVALAASVVPARRAARVDPAEVLRNE; via the coding sequence ATGCTGACCGATCTCCGCCACGCCGCGCGCGCCGCCGTGCGCTCGCCGTCGTCGTCCGGCGTCGTGGTGCTGTGCCTCACGCTCGGCCTCGCCGTCACGACGACGATGTTCGGGATCGTGAACGCGCTGCTGCTGCGTCCACTGCCGTACGCGGATCCGGGGCGGCTCGTCGTCGTGCGCGAGCGGCGCGCCGAGGCGCCGGGCGGCGTGCGCGGGTCGCTGTCGCTGCCCGACTTCGCCGATTACCGCGGCGCCGCGCGCGCGTTCGTCGGCTTCGCCGCGTACCAGGGGCGCGGCTACAACGTGCAGACGGCGAGCGGCGCGGCGTACGTGGAGGGCACGGCGGTGAGCGCGTCGCTGTTTGCCGTGCTCGGCGTGCGTCCGCTGCTCGGTCGAGGCTTCGTGGCGGAGGAGGAGCGGCCGGGGCAGGGGCGCGTGGCGATCGTGTCGTTCGACACGTGGCAGCGGCTGTTCGACGGCGACCGCGCCGTGGTGGGGCGGCGCGTGCTCGTGAACGGGGAGCCGTACACCGTCGTCGGCGTGATGCCGGAGGGGTTCGCGTTTCCGTCGACGGAGGGGCTGTGGACGCCGCTCACGCTCGACCCGACGCGCGACGTGCGCGGGGACCACGCGGTGACCGGCGTGGCGCGTCTCCGCGCCGGCGTGTCGCTCGAGGCGGCGCGCACGGAGCTCGACGTCGTCGCGCGGCGGCTCGAGGCGCAGTACCCGACGACGAACGCCGGGTGGCGGCCGACGGTGCGCACGATGCGCGACGACATGATGAGCGAGATGCGGCCGGCGCTCGCGATCTTCCAGGCGGCGACGCTGCTCGTGCTGCTCATCGCCTGCGCGAACGCGGCGAACGTGGTGGTGGCGCGCGGCGCGTCGCGCGAGCGCGAGCTGGCGATGCGTGCCGCGCTCGGCGCGCATCGTGGACGGCTGCTGTCGCTCGTGCTGTGCGAGTCGACGCTGCTCGCGCTCGCGGCGGGCGCGATCGGCCTGCTGCTCGCCTCGTGGGGACTGCGCGGATTCCTCGCCGCCATCCCGGTGGAGCAGCCGGCGTGGATGGACTTTTCGACCGACCGACGCGTGTTCGCGTACGCGTTAGGCGCGGCGCTGCTCGCCGGCCTCGTCGCGGGGCTGCCGGCCGCGCTGCGCGCGTCGCGCCAGGCGCTCGGCGTCGCGGGGGCGCGTTCGGCCGGCGGCGTGCAGCAGACGCGCACGCGCGGCGCGCTCGTCGTCGCGCAGCTCGCGCTGTCGCTCGTCCTCGTCATCGGCGCATCGCTGCTCGGGCGCAGCATCGCCGCGCTGCAGCGCGTGGATCCGGGGTTCGACACGCGCGGCCTGCTGACGCTGCGCGTGGTGTTCGCCGGGGGCGGCTACGAGATCGGTGGCGCGCGCGACGACGCGGTGGCGCGTACGGTGGAGCGGCTCGCGTCGCTGCCGGGCGTGCGCGCGGCCGCCGCGGCGACGCAGGTGCCGATGCGCGGCGCCGACGTCACGCGCGTGGACGTCGACGGCATGGCGCTCCGCGAGGACGACGGGCGCCGCGAGGTCACGTGGAACGCGGTGACGCCCGGCTGGTTCCGCGCGCTGGGCGTGCCGGTGCTCGCCGGACGCGACTTCACGGCGGTCGAGTCGCGCGACACCACGGTGGTGATCGTCAGCTCGGCGATGGCGCGCTCGCTGTGGCCCGGGCGCTCCGCGTTAGGCGGCCGGGTGCATCTCGGGCCGCGCGGGCGCGGGAAGTGGGCGACGGTCGTCGGCGTGGTGGGCGACGTGCAGCAGTGGGGGCTCAACGAGCCGCCGACGGTGGAGCTCTATCTCCCGTTCGGGGCCGAGCCGCCAGGGATCGCGACGTTCGTCGTGCGGTCGACGGCGCCGACGGTGACGCTCGCGCCGGCGATGCGCGCCGCGCTGCGCGGGGCGGCGCCCGGGATCGCGCCCGTGGACGTCACGCCGATGGAGACGGTGATCCGCGACACGCACTGGCAGCCGAAGGTGTTCTCGGCGCTGTTCGGCGCGTTCGGCATCGCCGCGCTCGTGCTGGCGGCGGCCGGCGTGTACGGGCTCACGGCCTACGCGGTGTCGCAGCGGTCGCGCGAGATCGGGGTGCGCGTGGCGCTCGGCGCGCGCGGCGGGCAGGTGGTGCGCCTCGTCGCGCGGCGCGGGCTCGCGCTCACGGGGATCGGGCTCGCGGTGGGGATCGCGCTCGCGCTCGCGGTGTCGCAGGTGATGCGGCGGGTGCTGTTCGGCGTGACGCCGACGGACCCGGTGGCGTTCGTCGCCGCGCCGCTGCTGCTCGCGCTGGTGGCGCTCGCGGCGAGCGTGGTGCCGGCGCGGCGCGCGGCGCGGGTGGATCCGGCGGAGGTGCTAAGGAACGAGTGA
- a CDS encoding four helix bundle protein, whose amino-acid sequence MGSYRDLRVWKESFDLSLDIDRLADQLPRKRAALADQIRRSSEGIPRSIAEGHGRSDADFARYLDIAEGSLHELETDIMRIGIRSLAPSKDVIDIERRIRHVQQLLSGLLRCLRPPTT is encoded by the coding sequence ATGGGTTCCTATCGAGACCTCCGCGTGTGGAAGGAGTCGTTCGATCTCTCGCTCGACATCGATCGGCTCGCCGACCAGCTCCCGCGAAAGCGCGCTGCGCTTGCCGATCAGATCCGCCGCTCCAGCGAGGGAATCCCGCGTTCGATCGCCGAGGGCCACGGCCGCTCGGACGCCGACTTCGCGCGCTACCTCGACATCGCGGAAGGCTCACTGCACGAGCTGGAGACCGACATCATGCGCATCGGCATACGCTCCCTGGCCCCATCGAAGGACGTCATCGACATCGAGCGCCGCATCCGTCACGTCCAACAACTGCTCTCCGGCCTCCTGCGCTGCCTCCGCCCACCCACCACCTGA
- a CDS encoding ADOP family duplicated permease, with product MSTDLRLVLRLLRRAPAFTFAAVLCLAVGLGANTVAFSLLDAVALRPIPFPDAERLVDVHETSATKLCAGCGVGTSYEGFLDWKRDARSFDAMGAYVERGVVLGGDEGTVAAGRARRVAERVQGAVATAPLLALVGARPVLGRSLVAADEGRDAVRVVVLGHALWQRRFGGDSSIVGRTVRLNGLAHVVVGVLAPRFRFPEFAELWVPLTPSTASTGRDARELGVVARLRRGVGAPAASAEMATLARAIERAHPETQAEWSAAVTPLRTDMAGDEAIFGWTLFGAVVLVQLVVCANLAGLLLARAAGRWRELAVRAALGAGGRQLARHVIVEVAVLAAMGAAAGFLAARAALTAIAAQVEGSIPYWIELRMDWRAVLFCVGVTALTVAIVGGGVARRAARPDVQAALKDSAPTASATRRQSRMRDALVVGELAASLMLLAGAGLLVKTSLRLMRPAEGADATRLVSADVALLDTLWVDSSRVAAAAEQLAERVTRLPGVEAAGASRFEFLAGFGASDRAITIEGGATPAGASPRFAYAVTPGWWQARALRAVSGRLTTAADGAGAEPVVVINEAMARRLWPGASALGRRLKLGPSEATVAWRTVVGVVADEPRTGTSTRVQNLAYVPFAQWPGRPLSVLARARTPADVRALVAAIPGAVAAALPEEPVERVQTLAAGARATARPFWLIAVTLTALSAFAVLVTAVGVYGVIAYGVARRTREIGIRLTLGATRRDILALVGGRAVRLAAAGAALGLLGAAASTRVMRGMLLGTDPLDPGVLFGVTVLLSVVAVGAGAIPARRAARVEPTIALRAE from the coding sequence GTGTCGACCGATCTGCGGTTGGTGCTTCGCCTGCTGCGCCGCGCGCCCGCGTTCACGTTCGCCGCGGTGCTCTGCCTCGCCGTCGGACTCGGCGCGAACACGGTGGCGTTCAGCCTTCTGGACGCGGTCGCGCTCCGCCCGATCCCGTTCCCCGACGCCGAGCGGCTCGTCGACGTGCACGAGACGAGCGCGACGAAGCTGTGCGCGGGGTGCGGCGTGGGCACGTCGTACGAGGGGTTCCTCGACTGGAAGCGCGACGCGCGGTCGTTCGACGCGATGGGCGCGTACGTGGAGCGCGGCGTGGTGCTCGGCGGCGACGAGGGGACGGTGGCCGCGGGACGCGCGCGGCGCGTCGCGGAGCGCGTGCAGGGCGCGGTGGCGACGGCGCCGCTGCTCGCGCTCGTCGGCGCGCGGCCGGTGCTGGGCCGCTCGCTCGTCGCGGCCGACGAGGGGCGCGACGCGGTGCGCGTCGTGGTGCTCGGCCACGCGCTGTGGCAGCGCCGCTTCGGCGGCGACTCGTCGATCGTCGGACGCACGGTGCGACTGAACGGGCTCGCGCACGTCGTCGTCGGCGTGCTCGCGCCGCGCTTCCGCTTTCCGGAGTTCGCCGAGCTGTGGGTGCCGCTCACGCCGTCGACCGCGAGCACGGGACGCGACGCGCGCGAGCTCGGCGTCGTCGCGCGACTGCGGCGCGGCGTCGGCGCGCCCGCGGCATCGGCGGAGATGGCGACGCTCGCGCGGGCGATCGAGCGCGCGCATCCCGAGACGCAGGCCGAGTGGAGCGCGGCGGTGACGCCGCTGCGCACCGACATGGCGGGGGACGAGGCCATCTTCGGCTGGACGCTGTTCGGCGCCGTGGTGCTCGTGCAGCTCGTGGTGTGCGCGAACCTCGCCGGGCTGCTGCTCGCGCGCGCCGCGGGGCGGTGGCGCGAGCTCGCGGTACGCGCCGCGTTAGGCGCCGGCGGGCGGCAGCTCGCGCGGCACGTCATCGTCGAAGTGGCGGTGCTCGCGGCGATGGGCGCCGCGGCCGGCTTCCTCGCCGCGCGGGCCGCGCTGACGGCGATCGCCGCGCAGGTCGAGGGGTCGATCCCGTACTGGATCGAGCTGCGGATGGACTGGCGCGCGGTGCTGTTCTGCGTCGGCGTCACCGCGCTCACGGTGGCGATCGTCGGCGGCGGCGTGGCGCGGCGCGCGGCGCGCCCGGACGTGCAGGCGGCGCTGAAGGACTCCGCGCCGACGGCGAGCGCCACGCGGCGCCAGAGCCGGATGCGCGACGCGCTCGTCGTCGGCGAGCTCGCCGCGTCGCTCATGCTGCTCGCCGGCGCGGGGCTGCTCGTGAAGACCTCGCTGCGTCTCATGCGCCCCGCGGAGGGCGCCGACGCGACGCGCCTCGTGTCGGCCGACGTCGCGCTGCTCGACACGCTGTGGGTCGACTCGTCGCGCGTCGCGGCGGCGGCCGAGCAGCTCGCCGAGCGCGTCACGCGGCTGCCGGGCGTGGAGGCGGCGGGTGCGTCGCGGTTCGAGTTCCTCGCCGGCTTCGGCGCGAGCGACCGGGCGATCACGATCGAGGGGGGCGCGACGCCCGCGGGTGCGTCGCCGCGCTTCGCGTACGCCGTGACGCCGGGATGGTGGCAGGCGCGCGCGCTGCGCGCGGTGAGCGGCCGGCTGACGACGGCGGCCGACGGCGCGGGCGCGGAGCCGGTCGTCGTCATCAACGAGGCGATGGCGCGGCGCCTGTGGCCCGGCGCGTCGGCGTTAGGCCGTCGGCTCAAGCTCGGGCCGAGCGAGGCGACGGTCGCGTGGCGCACGGTGGTCGGCGTCGTCGCCGACGAGCCGCGCACCGGCACGTCGACGCGCGTGCAGAACCTGGCGTACGTGCCGTTCGCGCAGTGGCCGGGCCGTCCGCTGTCGGTGCTCGCGCGGGCGCGCACGCCGGCCGACGTGCGCGCGCTCGTCGCGGCGATCCCCGGCGCGGTGGCGGCGGCGCTGCCCGAGGAGCCGGTGGAGCGCGTGCAGACGCTCGCCGCGGGGGCGCGCGCCACGGCGCGGCCGTTCTGGCTCATCGCGGTGACGCTCACGGCGCTGTCCGCGTTCGCGGTGCTCGTCACGGCCGTCGGCGTGTACGGCGTGATCGCGTACGGGGTGGCGCGGCGCACGCGCGAGATCGGCATCCGGCTCACGTTAGGGGCGACGCGGCGCGACATCCTGGCGCTCGTCGGCGGACGCGCGGTGCGGCTCGCCGCGGCGGGCGCGGCGCTCGGGCTGCTGGGCGCGGCGGCGTCCACGCGCGTCATGCGCGGGATGCTGCTCGGCACGGATCCACTCGATCCCGGCGTGCTGTTCGGCGTGACGGTGCTGCTGTCGGTCGTGGCGGTGGGGGCGGGGGCGATTCCGGCGAGGCGGGCGGCGCGCGTGGAGCCGACGATCGCCCTGCGGGCCGAATGA